One window from the genome of Paramormyrops kingsleyae isolate MSU_618 chromosome 3, PKINGS_0.4, whole genome shotgun sequence encodes:
- the tysnd1 gene encoding peroxisomal leader peptide-processing protease isoform X2, translating to MVGIAETCCVVTAFESSEKHVGEQSDYSKVHKQFSCSGVILNESHGLVLCSGHLFSRFLIRKDVLSTDFQFLLRGSFSDTLTIYVQHDYTTHPSNAITCRVDSNQFWGSGVLLNSQLVLTCRHVLNGKSRVVVRYKTSKRLLSVMGDVLFATKVTAPFDVAIVWLQEPLPDIIVPKLASSFKPGKSVCIIGYGVFGHSCGHSVTSGILSKVVTCQSQAAMLQTTCAVQAGASGGALVQTDTGELLGLVCSNTRDFAADVTYPHLNFCIPMSVLAPLLRAFSVTHDPTIFQKLDDAGPEVARVWRLQIRPQRHQASRL from the exons ATGGTTGGCATAGCAGAAACGTGTTGCGTTGTGACGGCTTTTGAATCGTCTGAAAAACACGTCGGTGAGCAGTCTGATTACTCCAAGGTACACAAACAATTCAGCTGCAGCGGAGTCATCTTAAATGAGTCTCATGGGCTTGTGCTTTGCAGTGGCCACTTGTTTTCTCGTTTTCTTATTAGGAAAGACGTGTTGTCCACTGACTTCCAGTTTTTGTTGCGAGGGAGTTTTAGCGATACTCTTACGATCTACGTACAACACGATTACACGACTCATCCATCAAACGCAATAACGTGTCGAG TTGACAGTAACCAATTCTGGGGTTCTGGAGTTCTCTTGAACTCCCAACTGGTTCTGACTTGTAGACATGTATTGAATGGAAAATCCAGGGTGGTTGTGAGGTACAAGACTTCCAAAAG ATTGCTTTCTGTGATGGGTGATGTGCTGTTTGCCACAAAAGTTACGGCACCATTTGATGTGGCAATAGTGTGGCTGCAAGAACCTCTTCCTGATATTATTGTTCCAAAATTAGCCTCTTCTTTCAAGCCAG GTAAAAGTGTGTGCATCATTGGCTATGGTGTATTTGGCCATAGTTGTGGACATTCTGTTACATCGGGGATTTTGTCTAAAGTCGTCACATGCCAGTCGCAAGCAGCGATGCTGCAGACTACCTGTGCAGTGCAGGCAGGTGCCAGTGGAGGTGCTCTGGTGCAAACAGACACGGGAGAACTTCTAG GTCTTGTATGCAGTAATACACGGGACTTTGCTGCTGATGTGACCTATCCACACCTCAACTTCTGCATCCCTATGAGTGTGCTGGCACCTCTACTGCGGGCTTTTTCTGTGACACATGATCCCACAATATTCCAGAAACTGGATGATGCTGGACCCGAAGTTGCGAGGGTGTGGCGACTGCAAATCAGGCCCCAACGGCACCAAGCCAGCAGACTTTGA
- the tysnd1 gene encoding peroxisomal leader peptide-processing protease isoform X1, translating to MVGIAETCCVVTAFESSEKHVGEQSDYSKVHKQFSCSGVILNESHGLVLCSGHLFSRFLIRKDVLSTDFQFLLRGSFSDTLTIYVQHDYTTHPSNAITCRGRTTNPEQNRLKLTHLKAEFIVLINCLEFQTAFLELFKVSDNWRFSLGEEHADLIKDSDFLSYFALLRVPGLVKSAGKDTVHWVSSCALEKGCEVFACGSPFGSVCPDLFMNTLSKGIVSNVVGKDNSVILTDSHCLPGTEGGGLFVKEGDAAFLVGLIVSPFCWKSREWVGLTLVCSFHLILQNLAQAVNHRQSLNKLSIEVPVDVNQALLHKGLCAIIQNFPMVCLVDSNQFWGSGVLLNSQLVLTCRHVLNGKSRVVVRYKTSKRLLSVMGDVLFATKVTAPFDVAIVWLQEPLPDIIVPKLASSFKPGKSVCIIGYGVFGHSCGHSVTSGILSKVVTCQSQAAMLQTTCAVQAGASGGALVQTDTGELLGLVCSNTRDFAADVTYPHLNFCIPMSVLAPLLRAFSVTHDPTIFQKLDDAGPEVARVWRLQIRPQRHQASRL from the exons ATGGTTGGCATAGCAGAAACGTGTTGCGTTGTGACGGCTTTTGAATCGTCTGAAAAACACGTCGGTGAGCAGTCTGATTACTCCAAGGTACACAAACAATTCAGCTGCAGCGGAGTCATCTTAAATGAGTCTCATGGGCTTGTGCTTTGCAGTGGCCACTTGTTTTCTCGTTTTCTTATTAGGAAAGACGTGTTGTCCACTGACTTCCAGTTTTTGTTGCGAGGGAGTTTTAGCGATACTCTTACGATCTACGTACAACACGATTACACGACTCATCCATCAAACGCAATAACGTGTCGAGGTAGGACGACGAATCCAGAACAAAACAGGCTGAAATTAACCCACCTTAAGGCTGAATTTATTGTGTTGATAAACTGTCTTGAGTTTCAGACAGCGTTTTTGGAATTATTTAAGGTTTCAGACAACTGGCGCTTTTCCTTGGGTGAGGAGCATGCTGATCTAATTAAGGATTCGGACTTTTTAAGTTACTTCGCTCTTCTTAGGGTGCCTGGTTTGGTAAAATCGGCAGGTAAAGACACTGTCCATTGGGTTTCTAGTTGTGCTCTAGAGAAAGGATGTGAGGTTTTTGCCTGTGGTTCTCCATTTGGATCTGTCTGCCCTGATCTTTTTATGAACACATTGAGCAAAGGTATTGTGAGTAATGTTGTAGGAAAGGATAATTCAGTTATCCTTACAGACTCACACTGCTTGCCAGGTACGGAAGGAGGAGGGCTGTTTGTTAAAGAAGGAGATGCTGCATTCCTTGTGGGTTTGATTGTGTCTCCATTTTGTTGGAAGTCAAGGGAATGGGTTGGCCTCACTTTAGTGTGTTCCTTTCATTTGATACTGCAAAACCTAGCACAAGCAGTAAATCACAGACAATCACTGAACAAGTTGTCTATTGAAGTGCCTGTTGATGTAAATCAAGCCTTGCTGCATAAAGGGCTGTGTGCGATCATTCAAAATTTCCCAATGGTGTGTTTAGTTGACAGTAACCAATTCTGGGGTTCTGGAGTTCTCTTGAACTCCCAACTGGTTCTGACTTGTAGACATGTATTGAATGGAAAATCCAGGGTGGTTGTGAGGTACAAGACTTCCAAAAG ATTGCTTTCTGTGATGGGTGATGTGCTGTTTGCCACAAAAGTTACGGCACCATTTGATGTGGCAATAGTGTGGCTGCAAGAACCTCTTCCTGATATTATTGTTCCAAAATTAGCCTCTTCTTTCAAGCCAG GTAAAAGTGTGTGCATCATTGGCTATGGTGTATTTGGCCATAGTTGTGGACATTCTGTTACATCGGGGATTTTGTCTAAAGTCGTCACATGCCAGTCGCAAGCAGCGATGCTGCAGACTACCTGTGCAGTGCAGGCAGGTGCCAGTGGAGGTGCTCTGGTGCAAACAGACACGGGAGAACTTCTAG GTCTTGTATGCAGTAATACACGGGACTTTGCTGCTGATGTGACCTATCCACACCTCAACTTCTGCATCCCTATGAGTGTGCTGGCACCTCTACTGCGGGCTTTTTCTGTGACACATGATCCCACAATATTCCAGAAACTGGATGATGCTGGACCCGAAGTTGCGAGGGTGTGGCGACTGCAAATCAGGCCCCAACGGCACCAAGCCAGCAGACTTTGA